In Microbacterium foliorum, the following proteins share a genomic window:
- a CDS encoding alpha/beta hydrolase gives MKSLRHAVALLVPALLALGTALALLVFSVARRVVIPKKRPADVEILAVDTGAQTIELTRTRDTELPGRYGLFTSGTYGYVKLGAVLSADSTTVRRKLLTQIEPGARVDRTAAFSGWYYSTPSELHLPWQNVLIGSPAGPCPAWLFPGESSTWVIQVHGRGVTRAECLRAVPVLHAAGFPNLVVSYRNDGEAPRSRGGAYALGASEWRDVDAAVSFALRHGAERVILMGWSMGGAVAMQTALNSGNRDRIAGLILESPVIDWRSVLRFQARAAGMRAPLPDLAMGALSVPFTARLSGAENAIPFDSLDMVARAEELKVPVLILHSDDDGFVPADASHALQEARPDLVTMPAFSGARHTKIWNYDQTGWSDAITGWLAAQGFSASA, from the coding sequence ATGAAGAGTCTCAGGCACGCCGTTGCGCTCCTTGTCCCTGCACTGCTCGCTCTCGGGACGGCGCTGGCCCTGCTCGTCTTCAGCGTGGCCCGCCGGGTCGTGATTCCGAAGAAACGGCCGGCCGACGTCGAGATCCTCGCTGTCGACACCGGTGCGCAGACGATCGAGCTCACGCGGACACGAGACACCGAGCTGCCGGGGCGATACGGTCTCTTCACCTCCGGCACCTACGGGTACGTGAAGCTCGGTGCTGTGCTCAGCGCTGACTCGACGACCGTGCGGCGCAAGCTGCTCACGCAGATCGAGCCCGGCGCTCGCGTCGACAGGACTGCGGCGTTCAGCGGCTGGTACTACTCCACACCCAGTGAGCTCCATCTGCCGTGGCAGAACGTGCTCATCGGATCGCCGGCGGGGCCGTGCCCGGCATGGCTCTTCCCCGGCGAGTCGTCGACGTGGGTGATACAGGTGCACGGTCGTGGCGTCACCCGTGCCGAGTGCCTCCGAGCAGTCCCGGTGCTGCATGCGGCCGGCTTCCCGAACCTCGTCGTGTCCTACCGGAACGACGGCGAGGCCCCGCGCAGCAGAGGCGGTGCCTACGCGCTGGGGGCCTCAGAGTGGCGTGATGTGGACGCCGCAGTGTCTTTCGCCCTGCGCCACGGGGCAGAGCGCGTGATCCTGATGGGGTGGTCGATGGGTGGTGCCGTCGCGATGCAGACCGCCCTGAACTCGGGCAACCGCGACCGCATCGCCGGATTGATCCTCGAGTCGCCCGTGATCGACTGGCGCAGCGTGCTGCGCTTCCAGGCGCGGGCGGCGGGAATGCGCGCGCCGCTGCCTGATCTGGCGATGGGCGCGCTGTCCGTTCCGTTCACGGCGCGGCTCAGCGGCGCGGAGAACGCGATCCCGTTCGACAGCCTCGACATGGTCGCGCGAGCCGAAGAGCTCAAGGTGCCCGTGCTCATCCTGCACAGCGACGACGACGGATTCGTGCCGGCCGACGCTTCGCACGCGCTGCAGGAGGCCCGCCCGGATCTCGTCACCATGCCAGCGTTCTCCGGCGCGCGGCACACGAAGATCTGGAATTACGACCAGACCGGGTGGAGCGACGCCATCACAGGATGGCTCGCCGCCCAGGGCTTCAGCGCTTCTGCCTGA
- a CDS encoding DUF3000 domain-containing protein, which yields MTAHPDAGTIFDAAVAELRDIAFRADITIREIPTPQGLAPHALALAADVRPDDGGESAYGTGRFVLLHDPDNPAAWDGDWRIVIFAQAPLETEIGTDPLLADVTWSWLVDALDSRGAGYHSASGTSTKTLSKGFGGLAAEGDGAQIELRASWTPEGPFTPHVEAWVELVGMLAGLPPGSEGIAVIGARKAARD from the coding sequence GTGACCGCTCACCCCGATGCCGGGACGATCTTCGACGCCGCCGTGGCCGAACTGCGCGATATCGCCTTCCGCGCAGACATCACCATCCGCGAGATACCCACGCCGCAAGGCCTCGCTCCGCACGCCCTCGCGCTCGCCGCCGATGTCCGCCCGGACGACGGCGGAGAGTCCGCATACGGCACCGGACGCTTCGTGCTGCTGCATGACCCGGACAATCCGGCGGCGTGGGACGGCGACTGGCGCATCGTGATCTTCGCCCAGGCGCCGCTGGAGACGGAGATCGGCACCGATCCCCTGCTCGCTGACGTCACCTGGTCGTGGCTCGTCGACGCGCTCGACTCCAGAGGCGCCGGCTATCACTCCGCGTCCGGCACGTCGACCAAGACGCTGTCGAAGGGGTTCGGTGGCCTCGCGGCCGAAGGGGACGGCGCCCAGATAGAGTTGAGGGCGTCCTGGACACCCGAGGGCCCCTTCACACCCCATGTCGAGGCCTGGGTCGAACTGGTCGGGATGCTGGCGGGTCTTCCGCCGGGTTCCGAGGGCATCGCCGTTATCGGCGCGCGAAAGGCAGCACGTGACTGA
- a CDS encoding ribonuclease D, with translation MTEYSVISDVSEFHAACAALAAGTGPVAVDVERASGFRYSQRAYLVQVFRRDAGVFLFDPPPLGDFSPLQEAIGDVLWVFHAASQDLPSLRELDLLPHEIFDTELASRLLGHERVGLAAVVENTLGITLKKEHSAADWSTRPLPAAWLEYAALDVLHLIDVYEALKAELEEQGKTEYAAEEFAATLTRLPKPPREDPWRRLSGLHQVRGARNLAVARSLWQAREAFAQDQDVSPGRLVPDRSLIAAVLANPQSKQALAGIKDFQGRASRTQLDRWWQAMVDGRATEELPRERVPSDTLPPPRAWSDRNPEADARLKAARPVVEATAEELGMPTENLLTPDHLRRVAWDVPGTTPEAIGEALAELGARPWQIAQTAQKIADAFVEAAQTPDEPPSDAS, from the coding sequence GTGACTGAGTACTCCGTGATCTCCGACGTCTCGGAGTTCCATGCGGCATGCGCCGCACTGGCCGCAGGCACAGGTCCTGTCGCCGTCGACGTCGAGAGGGCATCCGGATTCCGCTACTCCCAGCGGGCGTATCTCGTGCAGGTCTTCCGCCGGGACGCGGGCGTCTTCCTCTTCGACCCTCCCCCGCTCGGCGACTTCAGCCCGCTGCAAGAGGCGATCGGCGATGTGCTCTGGGTCTTCCACGCAGCCAGCCAGGACCTCCCGTCGCTCCGCGAACTCGATCTGCTGCCTCACGAGATCTTCGACACCGAGCTCGCATCACGTCTGCTGGGTCACGAGCGCGTCGGTCTTGCTGCGGTCGTGGAGAACACGCTCGGCATCACCCTCAAGAAGGAGCATTCGGCGGCGGACTGGTCGACCAGACCGCTCCCTGCTGCCTGGCTCGAGTACGCGGCGCTCGACGTGCTGCATCTCATCGACGTCTACGAGGCGCTGAAGGCGGAGCTCGAGGAGCAGGGCAAGACCGAGTATGCGGCCGAGGAGTTCGCCGCCACGCTCACCCGGCTTCCCAAGCCTCCTCGCGAAGACCCCTGGCGTCGTCTGAGCGGCCTCCACCAGGTGCGCGGTGCCCGGAACCTGGCCGTCGCGCGCTCACTGTGGCAGGCCCGCGAGGCCTTCGCGCAGGATCAGGATGTCTCTCCGGGGCGTCTGGTGCCGGATCGCTCGCTGATCGCTGCGGTGCTCGCGAACCCGCAGAGCAAGCAGGCGCTCGCGGGCATCAAGGACTTCCAAGGTCGAGCGAGCCGCACGCAGCTCGATCGCTGGTGGCAGGCCATGGTCGACGGCCGCGCGACAGAGGAGCTGCCGCGCGAGCGGGTTCCGAGCGACACGCTGCCTCCGCCGCGGGCGTGGTCCGACCGCAATCCCGAGGCCGACGCTCGCCTCAAGGCCGCCCGCCCCGTCGTCGAGGCAACGGCTGAAGAGCTCGGGATGCCCACGGAGAACCTGCTCACCCCCGATCACCTCCGCCGGGTGGCGTGGGATGTACCGGGAACGACGCCAGAAGCCATCGGAGAAGCACTGGCGGAACTCGGTGCGCGCCCGTGGCAGATTGCACAGACCGCACAGAAGATCGCCGACGCCTTTGTAGAAGCCGCGCAAACCCCCGACGAGCCCCCGTCGGACGCTTCGTAG
- a CDS encoding thiolase family protein encodes MAEISDVFFVDGVRTPFGRAGEKGMYWNTRADDLAVKATIGLMERNAAVPADRIDDVAIAATSQTGDQGLTLGRSVAILAGLPQTVPGLAVERMCAGAMTSVTTMGASIGVGMYDFALAGGVEHMGHHPIGGNADPNPRFVSERMVDPGALNMGVTAERIFDRFPHLTKERSDRFGMLSQHKVQAAYDAGKIQPDLVSVATKGADGAWGLATEDEGRRPQTTMEDLAALKTPFRPHGRVTAGTSSPLTDGATMSLLAGGGAVKEFGLAPKMRMVSFAFAGVQPEIMGIGPIPSTEKALKKAGLTIADIGLFELNEAFAIQVISLLDHFGIADDDPRVNQWGGAIALGHPLAASGVRLMIQLAAQFAERPDVRYGLTAMCVGLGQGGSVIWENPHYDGKKRK; translated from the coding sequence GTGGCCGAAATATCGGACGTCTTCTTCGTCGATGGAGTGCGCACCCCCTTCGGGCGCGCCGGCGAAAAAGGCATGTACTGGAACACCCGCGCTGATGACCTCGCCGTCAAGGCGACCATCGGCCTCATGGAGCGGAACGCAGCCGTGCCGGCTGACCGCATCGACGACGTCGCCATCGCCGCGACCAGCCAGACCGGAGACCAGGGACTGACCCTCGGCCGCTCCGTGGCGATCCTCGCAGGGCTTCCGCAGACGGTGCCCGGACTCGCCGTCGAGCGCATGTGCGCCGGCGCGATGACCAGCGTCACGACCATGGGCGCGTCGATCGGCGTCGGCATGTACGACTTCGCTCTCGCCGGCGGTGTCGAGCACATGGGCCACCACCCGATCGGCGGCAACGCCGACCCCAACCCTCGCTTCGTCTCGGAGCGCATGGTCGACCCCGGTGCTCTCAACATGGGTGTCACGGCCGAGCGCATCTTCGACCGCTTCCCGCACCTCACCAAGGAGCGCTCCGACCGGTTCGGCATGCTCAGCCAGCACAAGGTGCAGGCGGCATACGACGCTGGAAAGATCCAGCCCGACCTCGTGTCGGTCGCGACCAAGGGCGCCGACGGCGCCTGGGGCCTCGCCACCGAAGATGAGGGGCGTCGTCCGCAGACCACGATGGAAGACCTCGCCGCGCTGAAGACACCCTTCCGTCCGCACGGTCGTGTGACGGCGGGGACCTCGTCGCCGCTGACCGACGGCGCGACGATGTCACTGCTCGCCGGGGGCGGAGCCGTGAAGGAGTTCGGCCTCGCGCCGAAGATGCGCATGGTGTCCTTCGCCTTCGCAGGTGTGCAGCCCGAGATCATGGGCATCGGTCCGATCCCGTCGACCGAGAAGGCCCTGAAGAAGGCCGGACTGACGATCGCCGACATCGGACTGTTCGAGCTGAACGAGGCCTTCGCGATCCAGGTCATCTCCCTGCTCGACCACTTCGGCATCGCCGACGACGACCCCCGCGTCAACCAATGGGGCGGCGCCATCGCCCTCGGCCACCCCCTCGCGGCATCCGGCGTGCGTCTGATGATCCAGCTCGCGGCGCAGTTCGCCGAGCGCCCCGACGTGCGCTACGGCCTGACGGCCATGTGCGTCGGTCTCGGACAGGGCGGCTCGGTCATCTGGGAGAACCCGCACTACGACGGCAAGAAGAGGAAGTAA